Proteins encoded by one window of Enterococcus saccharolyticus subsp. saccharolyticus:
- a CDS encoding glycosyltransferase: MELFLGLSLCFFFFFGLRWWFATRYTTKKITGDINERQYTVLQPILSGDPRLEEDLRGNLEQTTEMLFLWLVDKSDSVAQTVTQTILKEATYAARVKVVLLDDVPQEVNPKVYKLKQVMTQITTPYFIVLDDDSVFNRARLNEMKQYEALTEDFIVTGIPYNFGQTGMWSKLVAAFVNSNSLLTYFPMAYVHANRTINGMFYISRTELFQRLAVFETIQYELCDDLAVAAFLTKHKVQIIQSQIPCNVRNTVVQPQKYVLLMKRWLLFASIYMKTFPSLALFFLVVLPAFLPGLLLFVSCFLGWQYLLGTVGLFGVKALLLRGYRNQFFGVNERISAIGYEVLNDSWLPFLFLYTLVTPPIIQWRNKKIKVTDGKIRYV; the protein is encoded by the coding sequence ATGGAACTATTTTTAGGTTTAAGTCTGTGTTTTTTCTTCTTTTTTGGTTTACGTTGGTGGTTTGCGACACGTTATACGACCAAAAAAATTACTGGAGACATCAATGAACGTCAATACACTGTACTACAACCGATTTTGTCTGGTGATCCGCGTTTAGAAGAAGATTTACGTGGGAACTTAGAACAAACGACAGAGATGTTGTTTCTATGGTTAGTCGATAAAAGTGATTCCGTTGCTCAAACAGTGACACAAACCATTCTCAAAGAAGCGACATATGCAGCACGTGTCAAAGTCGTTTTATTAGATGACGTTCCTCAAGAAGTCAACCCGAAAGTCTATAAATTAAAACAAGTGATGACACAAATCACGACACCATATTTTATTGTCTTAGATGATGATTCTGTGTTTAATCGGGCTCGTTTGAATGAAATGAAACAATATGAAGCATTGACCGAAGACTTTATCGTGACCGGCATTCCCTATAATTTCGGGCAAACTGGTATGTGGTCGAAACTCGTAGCGGCCTTTGTCAACAGTAATTCCTTGCTGACGTATTTTCCGATGGCGTATGTTCATGCGAATCGCACAATCAATGGCATGTTTTATATTAGTCGAACAGAATTGTTTCAGCGTTTAGCAGTATTTGAAACTATTCAATACGAATTATGTGACGATTTAGCGGTCGCGGCCTTTTTAACGAAACATAAGGTGCAAATTATTCAAAGTCAAATACCCTGTAATGTACGCAATACTGTCGTCCAACCACAAAAATATGTTTTGTTAATGAAGCGTTGGTTGCTGTTTGCTTCAATCTATATGAAGACTTTTCCATCGCTAGCACTATTTTTCCTCGTCGTCTTGCCTGCTTTTTTACCGGGATTATTACTGTTTGTCAGCTGTTTTCTAGGTTGGCAGTATCTTTTAGGAACAGTGGGATTATTTGGGGTAAAAGCGTTGCTCTTGCGTGGGTATCGCAATCAATTCTTTGGTGTCAATGAACGGATTTCAGCTATTGGTTACGAAGTGTTGAACGATAGTTGGTTGCCATTTTTATTTCTCTATACGCTGGTTACGCCACCAATTATCCAATGGCGCAATAAAAAAATCAAAGTGACTGATGGGAAAATTCGTTATGTTTGA
- a CDS encoding SDR family NAD(P)-dependent oxidoreductase: MQTILITGASSGIGRAVVEQLASHDVKLLLVGRNHEKLQQLAKNISCSTQLILLDLTDLEAVKKIPLCYKINCLINCAGVGEVGDFQELDLSDELAEIATNFLAPMILAKGYAQQFVKSGQGTIVNVCSTASLYPHPYLTNYGASKAALWHYSLGLTEELRAYPDIRVVTICPGPTKTAFFQEKMRATIQESSFQMTAEKVAQTIEKRLSSKKNYQIIGYRNWWLTQLLFWLPRNVRLKIVGNYIKKGRV; encoded by the coding sequence GTGCAAACCATTTTGATTACCGGTGCCTCTTCAGGGATTGGGCGAGCAGTAGTAGAACAGCTTGCTTCTCATGACGTAAAGCTATTACTCGTGGGGCGTAATCATGAGAAATTGCAGCAGCTTGCAAAGAATATTTCGTGTTCCACCCAACTCATTTTGTTAGACTTAACAGATTTAGAGGCGGTGAAGAAAATTCCGTTGTGTTATAAAATCAATTGTTTGATTAACTGTGCTGGTGTCGGTGAAGTGGGGGATTTTCAAGAGTTAGATTTGAGTGATGAATTAGCAGAAATCGCCACGAATTTTTTAGCGCCAATGATTCTTGCGAAGGGCTATGCGCAACAGTTTGTCAAAAGTGGACAAGGAACGATTGTCAATGTTTGCTCAACGGCGTCGCTTTATCCGCATCCTTATTTAACGAATTACGGGGCAAGTAAGGCAGCGTTGTGGCATTATTCTTTAGGTTTAACCGAAGAGCTCCGCGCGTATCCAGATATTCGCGTGGTTACAATTTGCCCGGGTCCGACCAAGACGGCATTTTTTCAAGAAAAAATGCGGGCGACGATTCAAGAAAGTAGCTTTCAAATGACTGCTGAAAAAGTCGCACAAACAATTGAAAAAAGATTGTCTTCAAAAAAGAATTATCAAATTATTGGTTACCGTAACTGGTGGCTAACCCAACTCTTATTCTGGTTGCCAAGAAATGTACGGCTAAAAATTGTCGGGAACTATATCAAAAAGGGGCGAGTGTAA
- a CDS encoding MetQ/NlpA family ABC transporter substrate-binding protein: MKKIYIGALSLVAVLTLAACGSSNGETKSSSSADKTDKVIKVASQAPPMTDVVKVAAEVAKEDGWEVELVQVNDNVAYNDMVSSKEADASFAQHKPFMEKYNSEKGTDLVAIQPIYDAKVGFYSKDYKTVEEIPAGTKVAIPNDVSNEGRALAILEEQGLIKLKDGVGVNGTVKDVVENPKNFEWLQVDLLNLAEAYSEPNVSLVYNYPTYIAKIGLKPADALFLEQTIDQRFSIQLVAREDNKDSEKIQALKKAMTSDKVRSFLENDHSDTLVPAF, from the coding sequence ATGAAAAAAATTTACATCGGAGCTTTATCATTAGTAGCGGTTCTTACGTTAGCTGCTTGTGGATCATCAAACGGGGAAACAAAAAGCAGTAGCAGTGCGGATAAAACAGACAAAGTGATTAAGGTAGCTTCTCAAGCTCCTCCAATGACAGATGTGGTGAAAGTAGCAGCAGAAGTGGCAAAAGAAGACGGTTGGGAAGTTGAACTTGTGCAAGTGAACGATAACGTTGCCTACAACGATATGGTGAGCAGCAAGGAAGCCGATGCTAGTTTTGCGCAACACAAACCATTTATGGAAAAATACAACAGTGAAAAAGGCACTGATTTAGTAGCTATTCAACCAATTTACGATGCTAAAGTTGGTTTTTATTCAAAAGATTACAAAACAGTGGAAGAAATTCCTGCAGGTACCAAAGTTGCTATTCCAAACGATGTATCAAATGAAGGTCGTGCGTTAGCGATTTTAGAAGAACAAGGACTAATTAAATTAAAAGATGGTGTTGGTGTGAACGGCACAGTCAAAGATGTAGTAGAAAATCCGAAAAACTTTGAATGGTTACAAGTAGATTTATTAAACTTAGCAGAAGCATACAGCGAACCAAATGTTTCATTGGTATATAACTACCCAACCTACATTGCTAAAATTGGTTTGAAACCAGCGGATGCGTTGTTCTTAGAACAAACAATTGATCAACGTTTCTCGATTCAATTAGTTGCACGTGAAGACAACAAAGATTCAGAAAAAATTCAAGCGTTGAAAAAAGCGATGACTAGCGATAAAGTACGTTCATTCTTAGAAAACGATCATAGCGATACATTAGTACCAGCATTTTAA
- a CDS encoding methionine ABC transporter permease: MTLMENIQYYFPEFILSLKQTGTMMGISMTACLLFGLPLGVALFLSNPNIKGSQPVSYWALNFLITLVRSFPFLLFVITLIPVTRFIIGRAFGPVPASLPLSIVAVAIFARLVEQVLLDVPEEIRLLADSLGTSKWQYIWHFLLVEARSGIVLAYTTAAVSMVSYSTVMGIVGGGGVGDFAIRYGYQSYQTGIMYFAIVVMVVFVFIIQMTGNFIARKLDKRK; the protein is encoded by the coding sequence ATGACCTTAATGGAAAACATTCAATATTATTTTCCAGAATTTATTCTTTCATTGAAACAAACAGGAACCATGATGGGCATTTCGATGACCGCTTGTTTATTGTTTGGCTTACCTTTAGGTGTGGCTTTGTTCTTATCTAATCCGAATATCAAAGGAAGTCAGCCCGTGAGTTATTGGGCCTTGAACTTTTTAATTACACTCGTGCGTTCGTTTCCTTTTTTATTATTTGTTATTACGTTGATTCCAGTGACTCGATTTATTATTGGGCGGGCGTTTGGTCCAGTTCCAGCATCGTTACCACTTAGTATCGTTGCGGTGGCGATTTTTGCTCGCTTAGTTGAGCAAGTGTTATTGGATGTGCCTGAAGAAATTCGTTTGTTGGCGGATTCGCTTGGCACGTCAAAATGGCAATACATTTGGCACTTTTTATTAGTCGAAGCAAGAAGTGGGATTGTTCTTGCGTATACAACGGCAGCAGTCAGCATGGTTTCTTATTCAACTGTGATGGGGATTGTTGGCGGTGGTGGTGTCGGTGATTTTGCGATTCGTTATGGGTACCAAAGTTATCAAACCGGAATTATGTACTTTGCAATCGTCGTGATGGTTGTCTTTGTATTTATTATTCAAATGACGGGTAATTTTATTGCTCGCAAATTAGATAAAAGAAAGTAG
- a CDS encoding ATP-binding cassette domain-containing protein: protein MYRLEHVSKVYQETTALQDISFSVEKGEIVGIVGKSGSGKSTLLRLLNLLETPSKGQLFLANKEINKLSKKAIQQQKQKIGMVFQQYNLLNNLTVKENVALPLKLMGKKDEANVMELLSFVGMNHKQDSYPAQLSGGEKQRVALARALTRNPDVLLCDEATSSLDEENTDDVIRLLQRIHEEFPVTIFFVSHELDTVKKLCERVLVMEDSRLLGVVDNQPTYLSKSDTPYLEKVKRRLAE, encoded by the coding sequence ATGTATAGATTAGAACATGTATCTAAGGTATATCAGGAGACAACAGCCTTGCAAGATATCTCGTTTTCCGTTGAAAAAGGGGAAATTGTCGGGATTGTTGGCAAAAGTGGATCGGGGAAATCCACTTTACTCCGTTTATTGAATTTATTGGAAACGCCTAGTAAGGGGCAATTATTTTTAGCAAACAAAGAAATCAATAAACTATCCAAAAAAGCGATTCAACAACAAAAACAAAAAATTGGTATGGTTTTTCAGCAGTACAATTTACTGAATAATCTCACCGTTAAAGAAAATGTGGCATTGCCATTGAAACTGATGGGTAAAAAAGACGAAGCAAATGTGATGGAACTGCTAAGTTTTGTCGGCATGAATCACAAACAAGACAGTTATCCAGCGCAACTTTCTGGAGGAGAGAAACAGCGGGTTGCTTTAGCACGTGCCTTAACCCGTAATCCAGACGTCTTGTTGTGCGATGAAGCAACAAGTTCATTAGATGAAGAAAACACTGACGATGTGATTCGTTTGTTGCAACGAATTCATGAAGAATTTCCGGTAACGATTTTCTTTGTCAGTCATGAATTGGATACAGTCAAAAAATTATGTGAACGCGTGTTAGTGATGGAAGATAGCCGCTTGTTAGGTGTGGTGGACAATCAACCAACCTATTTAAGTAAAAGCGACACTCCTTATTTGGAAAAAGTCAAAAGGAGGTTAGCGGAATGA
- a CDS encoding lipoate--protein ligase: MRYYIMESDDIRWNLATEEHLMNTADVTEPLLLLYIQKPCVIIGRNQNAYEEIDFNYLREHDITLTRRISGGGAVYDDLGNMSFSFVTKKDDTTFGDYRGVTTPILHALQAMGATHATVGGRNDLYIDSMKFSGNAMYTRHGRTYSHGTLMYDVDLSVLDKILTVSKEKIASKATKSVRKSVTNVKPFLDEQYQQLTTAEFRDALLCHIYDVSSVAAIQAQQLVLSDDDKVAIQQLFEERYANDEWIYGEAPKFEFNRRTRIPGVGIVDIHLSTEKGRISAIQFFGDYFGTKDTTDLEQLLLGTVFKYEELAKTLASVEVAEYILNFTNDDLLQLLVG, translated from the coding sequence ATGCGTTATTACATCATGGAGAGTGACGATATTCGTTGGAATTTGGCAACTGAAGAACACTTAATGAATACAGCAGATGTAACAGAACCACTCCTTCTGTTATATATACAAAAACCTTGTGTTATAATCGGGCGAAATCAAAATGCGTACGAAGAGATTGATTTTAATTATTTACGTGAACATGACATTACGTTAACACGTCGTATTTCTGGTGGTGGTGCCGTGTACGACGATTTAGGAAATATGAGTTTTAGTTTTGTGACCAAAAAAGATGATACGACTTTTGGTGATTATCGTGGCGTAACGACGCCAATTTTGCATGCGCTTCAAGCGATGGGAGCGACACATGCGACAGTGGGTGGTCGGAACGATTTGTATATTGATAGTATGAAGTTCTCCGGCAATGCGATGTACACTCGTCATGGACGAACGTATTCGCACGGCACGTTAATGTATGATGTGGATTTGTCTGTATTAGATAAAATTTTGACTGTTTCAAAGGAAAAGATTGCCTCTAAAGCAACCAAATCTGTGCGTAAGAGTGTGACCAATGTCAAACCTTTCTTAGACGAACAATACCAACAACTGACGACTGCTGAATTTCGTGATGCCTTGCTGTGTCATATTTATGATGTATCGTCTGTAGCAGCGATTCAAGCACAACAATTGGTGTTAAGCGATGACGATAAAGTTGCGATTCAACAATTGTTTGAGGAACGTTATGCTAATGATGAGTGGATTTATGGGGAAGCACCAAAGTTTGAATTTAATCGACGCACAAGAATTCCGGGCGTCGGGATTGTCGACATTCATTTATCAACTGAAAAAGGACGCATTTCTGCTATCCAATTTTTTGGTGATTATTTCGGAACGAAAGACACGACTGACTTGGAACAACTTTTATTAGGAACCGTGTTTAAATATGAAGAGTTAGCCAAGACATTGGCATCCGTTGAGGTAGCTGAATATATTTTAAACTTTACCAACGATGATTTATTACAACTGTTAGTGGGTTAG
- a CDS encoding DUF1361 domain-containing protein yields MLNTFLAYVPIECAFQVQRAKNGYVQLAFGFIWLLFFPNIPYLVTDIVHADLLGLYNNLTGMSLETIRGWGLILILFLVIFAYIYWGFMEFFALMAVAKAKLHVSQWVIGAVVPIICWLSSMAMYAGRFAPRLHSVHFFTNPMYVLEVIFAHWTMKKFEFICLFFLLHVGIIGVLWITNGRQQERKNEAK; encoded by the coding sequence GTGTTAAATACTTTCTTGGCCTACGTGCCGATTGAATGTGCGTTTCAAGTCCAACGGGCCAAAAATGGGTATGTTCAACTTGCTTTTGGTTTTATCTGGTTATTATTTTTCCCAAATATTCCTTATCTTGTGACTGACATTGTCCATGCGGATTTGTTGGGCTTATACAATAATCTAACAGGAATGAGTTTAGAAACCATTCGTGGTTGGGGGTTAATCCTCATTTTATTTCTGGTGATTTTTGCCTATATTTATTGGGGATTTATGGAATTTTTTGCATTAATGGCCGTAGCAAAAGCAAAGTTACACGTCTCGCAATGGGTAATTGGGGCAGTGGTGCCAATCATTTGTTGGTTGTCTTCCATGGCAATGTATGCTGGGAGATTTGCGCCACGCTTGCATTCGGTACATTTCTTTACTAATCCGATGTATGTGTTAGAAGTGATTTTTGCTCATTGGACGATGAAAAAATTTGAATTTATTTGTTTGTTTTTCTTATTACATGTTGGCATTATTGGCGTGTTGTGGATAACGAATGGCAGACAGCAAGAACGAAAAAACGAAGCGAAATAA
- a CDS encoding glycoside hydrolase family 25 protein, with amino-acid sequence MIPKPVILDISEWQVPNQINYDQLAKQINGVIVRVQYGSNYVDNYYQTHIREFQKRGVPTAVYAWVRGTSYHDMEQEALDFYTRAKAFQPVFWWLDVEEQSMSDMRGGCERYRAKLKQLGAKKVGVYVANHLYGRFNLDVTKFDGLWVPTYGQNNGQYTGANPTATTAYHIHQYTSSGKLLGYNGHLDLNRLAKGEWAFFFGKTAQSKSSNQFELSTAVYLRQAASEKAVAIALLKKGERVQVESIQIAEGYVWGQQKRKDGHFGYLALGEMIPYGKYI; translated from the coding sequence ATGATACCAAAACCAGTGATTTTAGACATTAGTGAATGGCAAGTGCCAAACCAAATCAATTATGATCAATTAGCAAAACAAATAAATGGCGTGATTGTTCGTGTGCAATATGGTTCTAATTATGTCGATAACTACTATCAAACACATATACGTGAATTTCAAAAGCGTGGGGTACCAACGGCTGTTTATGCTTGGGTTCGTGGCACAAGTTATCATGATATGGAACAAGAGGCGTTGGACTTTTATACGCGAGCGAAAGCCTTTCAACCGGTCTTTTGGTGGTTGGATGTAGAGGAACAATCGATGTCAGATATGCGTGGCGGTTGTGAACGTTATCGCGCAAAGTTAAAACAATTAGGTGCGAAAAAAGTGGGTGTTTATGTCGCGAATCATTTGTATGGTCGTTTCAATTTGGATGTGACGAAATTTGATGGATTATGGGTGCCGACATATGGCCAAAACAACGGGCAATATACTGGCGCAAATCCGACCGCAACAACGGCTTATCATATTCACCAATACACGTCTTCCGGAAAATTGCTAGGATACAATGGTCATTTGGATTTAAATCGTTTAGCAAAAGGCGAATGGGCTTTTTTCTTTGGTAAAACAGCACAGAGTAAGAGCAGCAACCAATTTGAATTATCAACGGCGGTTTATTTACGTCAAGCAGCTAGTGAGAAAGCAGTTGCGATTGCTTTATTGAAAAAAGGTGAGCGTGTGCAAGTTGAAAGTATTCAGATCGCAGAAGGCTATGTTTGGGGGCAACAAAAGAGAAAAGATGGTCATTTTGGCTATTTGGCATTAGGTGAGATGATTCCGTATGGGAAATATATTTAG
- a CDS encoding DUF2922 domain-containing protein, which produces MKKLHLTFKNGEGNSHKLIPTVAAENLTEEQVKGTMQQFTALDLFEKDGVALYQEVASAKYVETIETVLF; this is translated from the coding sequence ATGAAAAAATTACATTTAACATTTAAGAATGGTGAAGGAAATAGCCACAAATTGATTCCAACTGTCGCAGCAGAAAATTTAACAGAGGAACAAGTGAAAGGTACGATGCAACAATTTACAGCCCTTGATTTATTTGAAAAAGATGGGGTGGCATTGTATCAAGAAGTAGCAAGTGCCAAATATGTCGAAACAATCGAAACAGTATTGTTCTAA
- a CDS encoding RNA polymerase sigma factor, with protein sequence MNQHELEQLVDDYQRLFYKVLRRCSIFPGQNDFEDYLQELRILFFLRAKKYATREQFEVENNISYLFRYLLWYVIDEKRKEQKAVTQVQDEFLLEIQVDETDYETIAELAEFETFYRQLKPKDQQKVVALLTNHDITRQKRSRYRKYFRDKFQFFSKKV encoded by the coding sequence ATGAACCAACATGAATTAGAACAATTAGTCGATGATTACCAACGTTTATTTTATAAAGTATTGCGCCGATGCAGTATTTTTCCAGGACAAAATGATTTTGAAGATTATCTACAAGAGTTGCGGATTCTCTTCTTTTTACGAGCGAAGAAATACGCAACAAGAGAGCAGTTTGAAGTAGAAAACAACATTAGTTACTTGTTTCGCTATCTGTTATGGTATGTCATCGATGAAAAGCGAAAAGAACAAAAAGCAGTAACACAGGTGCAAGATGAGTTTCTTTTAGAGATCCAAGTCGATGAAACGGATTATGAAACGATTGCAGAGTTAGCCGAATTCGAAACTTTTTACCGTCAACTCAAACCCAAAGACCAACAAAAAGTCGTAGCACTATTAACGAATCATGACATCACTCGTCAAAAACGTAGTCGCTATCGCAAATACTTTCGTGATAAATTTCAATTTTTCTCCAAAAAAGTATGA
- a CDS encoding GGDEF domain-containing protein has product MEKYTLILFIMPIILLSVVIALAFITQRLTSIVKTPIPRAITVFILYMVYAYSTLQFSYSLLGFYSYTFVIETAMAYYFFPKYGHWVFLATPSLTALYYYATNYSLGYEEIQIAILGACLFVFALVIKRFSQLETVVKVCFSFTFKWLIIAIFPSIFSDTYSTVLDSTLIYFGSLLIALILWGFYRIHLTEQAEIKKVIQQGQTDALTGVYNFQKLGTDLQNYETSKQAYALAMIDLDYFKQLNDTFGHHAGNDILKEFAALLTTSLETYIGIENFSIYRFGGEEFCVLFFDCSTEQASKHLTFFKNVYETRHRLLREANYAVTFSVGIESNENHQYNGMETMQYADEALYEAKHAGRNQIHMYQKKHQ; this is encoded by the coding sequence ATGGAGAAATACACACTCATTTTGTTTATTATGCCGATTATTCTTTTAAGTGTCGTTATTGCGTTAGCTTTTATCACGCAGCGATTGACGAGTATCGTGAAAACACCGATACCACGAGCAATTACTGTATTTATTCTATACATGGTTTACGCATATAGCACCTTACAATTTTCGTATAGTTTACTCGGTTTTTATAGTTATACTTTTGTCATTGAAACAGCGATGGCGTATTATTTTTTCCCAAAATATGGGCATTGGGTGTTTTTAGCCACACCAAGCTTAACGGCGCTTTATTATTATGCGACAAACTACTCCTTGGGTTATGAAGAAATCCAAATTGCCATTTTAGGTGCATGTTTGTTTGTTTTCGCCTTGGTTATCAAACGCTTTTCTCAACTAGAAACGGTTGTGAAAGTTTGTTTCAGCTTTACCTTTAAATGGTTAATCATTGCGATTTTTCCAAGTATTTTCAGTGATACCTATTCAACCGTATTAGATAGCACCTTGATTTATTTCGGTAGTTTATTGATTGCCCTCATTCTTTGGGGATTTTACCGGATTCATCTCACCGAACAAGCGGAAATAAAAAAAGTCATTCAACAAGGACAAACAGATGCCCTCACAGGTGTTTATAATTTTCAAAAATTAGGGACGGATTTACAGAACTACGAAACCAGTAAACAAGCCTACGCGCTGGCGATGATTGATCTAGATTATTTTAAACAATTAAACGATACGTTTGGCCATCATGCAGGCAACGATATACTAAAAGAATTTGCTGCACTCTTAACGACTAGTTTAGAGACCTATATTGGCATCGAAAACTTTAGCATCTACCGCTTTGGTGGTGAAGAGTTTTGCGTCTTGTTCTTTGATTGTTCGACAGAGCAAGCGAGTAAGCATTTGACTTTTTTCAAAAATGTCTATGAAACCAGACACCGCTTATTGCGAGAAGCCAATTATGCAGTGACATTTTCCGTTGGGATTGAATCGAACGAAAATCATCAGTATAACGGGATGGAAACCATGCAATATGCAGATGAAGCCCTTTATGAAGCCAAGCATGCTGGTAGAAATCAAATTCATATGTATCAAAAAAAACATCAATGA